The following nucleotide sequence is from Salvia miltiorrhiza cultivar Shanhuang (shh) chromosome 7, IMPLAD_Smil_shh, whole genome shotgun sequence.
AGCAAATATTTTTGCGAAATTGAGAAGacatgaacaaatcaataattgttCTGAGGatgttaataatttttatgaatagtATATTGGTCTGGGGTTCGAAGCTTGAAAGATTGGAATTTCTAACTTATTAGATAAATACGTCGTCAGATCATcaattatattgatttattcgtagAATTTTTTGATCTGTttattattctcatttctcatgaaaaataatttgttCAATAAAACCTAACCATCATTCATTATAGTTTAACATGGTTATTTAAAAGAAGAGTgattaaaagataaaagtgaCAAAAGTGGCACGATCATTAATGTTTGAGATATAtcattattaatgggacggacAGAGTTATTATAAATGAGATGGAAGAAGTATATAATAGAGAGAATGGGATTGGGAGGGCGCATGAGCACGATGGTGGGTACTCTCCTTAGAAAAGGGACCATGAGTATGAGTTAGGTAGTCTCCTTCCTCGTCTCTTCCCTGATCtcattctcatttaatttccCCCTTCCCCTTCACAAACATTCCTAACAGAAAGAAAAGCAAGCATTAaacgtagagagagaaagaggtatGGGGAACTGTCaggcggtggaggcggcggcactGGTGATCCAGCACCCATGCGGGAAGCTGGAGAGGATGTATTGGCCCCTCAGCGCTACCGACGTCATGAAAGCCAACCCCGGCCACTATGTTTCTCTCATCATTCCTTTGACCATTCCCGGCGCCGATAATCGCTACACGCGCGTTAAGCTTCTCCGCCCCACCGACAAGTTGCTTCTCGGTCGGGCCTATCGCCTTCTCACCACTCAAGGTCTCTTTCTATTTCTTTTCTCAAAATTTCAccttcttttaattaatttcgtCCTGTTTGTTTTGCAGAGGTGATGAAAGTGGTGAGAGCAAAGAAGCAtgcaaagatgaagaagaacatGTCGGAATCAGGCCATTTGCAAGACTCTGCGCCGCCGGAGACCAACCGTCATCATGaggtaattaataattattcttGCACGATACCATAATCGGATCGTTGAAATTGATGCTTTAGCTGACAATATTTCAGGGTGCAACACACCGCCAGCGGCCCACCGTAGGCGGCGGAGGAAGGCCCAAATCGTGGCGGCCGTCTTTACAGAGCATATCTGAGGCATCCAATAATTAATCcaattttcaataattaattttagtCGTTAATTTTGTATAGCTACTAGATATTAGACTAC
It contains:
- the LOC130993676 gene encoding uncharacterized protein LOC130993676 isoform X1, whose translation is MGNCQAVEAAALVIQHPCGKLERMYWPLSATDVMKANPGHYVSLIIPLTIPGADNRYTRVKLLRPTDKLLLGRAYRLLTTQEVMKVVRAKKHAKMKKNMSESGHLQDSAPPETNRHHEGATHRQRPTVGGGGRPKSWRPSLQSISEASNN
- the LOC130993676 gene encoding uncharacterized protein LOC130993676 isoform X2, encoding MGNCQAVEAAALVIQHPCGKLERMYWPLSATDVMKANPGHYVSLIIPLTIPGADNRYTRVKLLRPTDKLLLEVMKVVRAKKHAKMKKNMSESGHLQDSAPPETNRHHEGATHRQRPTVGGGGRPKSWRPSLQSISEASNN